In the genome of Capra hircus breed San Clemente chromosome 17, ASM170441v1, whole genome shotgun sequence, one region contains:
- the LOC108637883 gene encoding ankyrin repeat domain-containing protein 26-like, whose protein sequence is MTRRKLNEYENGELSFHGDLKTSQTEMDIQINMLKHKMRQELDRSITRELRKAAAEFKSSPMDYLLLELQMGQICLRTCF, encoded by the exons atgacaagaaGGAAGttaaatgaatatgaaaatggAGAGCTTAGTTTCCATGGAGATTTAAAAACCAGTCAAACGGAAATGGATATTCAAATTAATATGCTAAAACATAAG ATGCGGCAGGAGTTGGACAGGAGTATAACTAGAGAACTAAGAAAAG CTGCTGCTGAATTTAAATCGAGTCCTATGGATTATCTCCTCTTGGAGCTACAGATGGGTCAAATCTGTCTCAGGACCTGCTTTTGA